In the genome of Perca flavescens isolate YP-PL-M2 chromosome 21, PFLA_1.0, whole genome shotgun sequence, the window AAATACAATATACAACCTAAACTTACAAGAGTACACAGCTGGATTTCTTGGTGGTGATTGAATGACTGAGAAAGGCACGCACAGCCTCATCAAACACCTCATTCAGTCCATGCTGGTTGATTGAAGCACACTCGAGATATTTAACAGCCTTAATTTGCTTTGCCATTGCTGTTCCCTGCTGCTTGGTGACTGTGGTCTGATTCTACTCTCTCCGTTTCTCCATGGATCTCCTGATCATCATGCAGGTCACTCTTAGTTTCCACAAGGAGAATAGGCACATTAGGGCAATGGTGTTTAACCTCTGGATGCCATTTGCTCTTGACATTCTCACAGGATGTTGGGCTAGCAATGGAGAAGCAAATGATGATGACATTGGCTTGATTGTAGCAGAGGGGGCGTATATGGTCATATTCCTCTCTGCCGGTGTCCACAAGGTTCAGGCTGATAGTCTGGTTGTCTACATTAACCTGGGTAGTGTATGTGTCGTAGAAACCTGGTATGTACTTTAGGAAAGATCTTTTTGATGTAGGTGAAGAGTAGGTAGTTCTTTCCTACTCCACTGTCTCCAACAACCACACACTTGACACTCTGCATTATGACAACTTTTGCCTCCAGAAATTCTGAAACACAAAACTTCATGGCTTAATAATACCACAGAGGTTTCAGATTAAGTGGATTTGCATTTCTGTTTAACACTTCAACATCTGCCTGCATGCCACAGAgtgttaaaaaaacatattgtggTGTGTAATAAAGATAATGTTGAACTGGGTTTGATATGTGTGTTTTCAGACTCAAAgtgaaatacatttacaaagtttttttttttccaatgattGTAGCAGACACAATATCAATAAAcagaataaatgtaaaaatctaACTTACCTGTCAAATCTTTGCAGTGTGTCTTATAGCTTGTCTATGTCATCATTTAAAATCAATGTAGTAGAAAGTGAAATATCTGGTTAAGACAGTGCTTTAAACACAGCACCAAGCTTAAACAAGTTACATCTGGTTGTGAAGGAAAGGGAAGTAGTTACTGGACATGTTGTGATTGGAAAATACCCTAGAAGTGATGGGAAAGATATTTCGTCATCCCCTCTGAAAAGTGATGTAATGCAGTGCTGCCACATTATTCACCTTATCTGACAAGGCTAGGTGTGCAGTTAATGTTCAAATATTTGGCAGCGATTATCTCAACTAAATTTCAAGAAGTGTAACGTTATCAATACAACATGCAAGCTGAACACAGTTGCAACAATGCAACAACCTTTCTGTAATGTAAAACAATCCAGTTCAGTAGCCAATATTGCTCTACAACAGACAGGACAGATacttagaccaggggtcttcaacgtttttcaaGCCAAGGACCTCTTAACTGAatgagagatggagcagggagcccctactacatatactgtataaaatgaagttgcataataaactgggcctacaataacgtgtagggtggcctaaagcttttatacatacctttttgttgcatagaatactaagctattaaaatagccaaataattgttggcatggtttataaatgttaaaacatacatgtggcaaaGTGAATACTTAGGATTAAATGTATCTGTGGATTGcctaggccagtaagcagtggtgatttatatttgcttataatatgttggattcatgttaagactttttcatttcttaaaaaactttccaaaattaacaataatatgGAGGCCGCCCCTGCACTGACTCTAAGGACCCCCAAgtggggtcccggaccccctgttgaagatccctgactTAGACAGCCACAACCGATATAGGATGTTGATTCAAAAAGAGTAAAGTGgtgctattaaaaaaaaaaaaagataaaaatacaaaactttGACAGACTTTTCTTCTGCAACCCTCAAAGCCAGTCTAGGCTTGGGAGTTCGACTTCTGGTTTACCAGCGTAGGGGACTCATCTGGTTTCTGTGGCAACCAGGTTATATCAAGCTTGAGAGGGATTTGACATCTTGTAATGGTTCCACTTTGTCCAAGATGGACCTTTATATTTTGTAGGGGATGTATTTTTCATGAGTCTTGTTAAACAGTCAGAGATCAATTATTTACGATTTATACACTTTCCATGTTGATCTGGATACTCCAAAGGCAGGATTTACTACTAAATGGCACAGTTGTCTGCCATCTCTCACCAGACTGCAATTCATTTAATCACTGACAACTAATAAGTCCTGAGACAGATCAACTTTAAAATCCCAGTTCTGCTTTGCTGAGTTTTTAAGTTGACAACACAATGTCTGGTTTGGCTTTGTAGATTCAGGTTGTATAGGGTCATTGTAAAgaaatttaaacatttatttgatttgGAAATTGGACAAACAGTAGTAGGCCCATTTAGCAGAAACAGTAGGAATTATTAGATTGTGCTTGATATTAGATTGTAAATTGACATGTGCTCTACAATAAGCGTCGTGTTTTGATAAAATAAGGCACAATTACTTTTCCATGTCACACTCTTGAAGCTACATCCCTTTCTAAATAGGATTGCAATACGCTCAGCTGACAAAAATGCTCATAAAAGATGGCTTGACATTAAACTTTGAGAATTCAGCACTTTGCCACTTTTATTATTCACTGTCCATCCCCTAAATATTAAAAGCATATGTATAGAGACATTCTGGATACGGAAGCCTCACAGATGAGTCTGCTGGTGTTTCTTCATGTTACTTGAGTGACTAAAACTTTTCCCACAATGACTGCAGCCAAacggcttctctcctgtgtggtaGCGCAGATGCACCGTCAGGTAGCCCGACTGACTGAAGCGCTTCCCGCACACCGAGCAGCAGTAGGGCTTCTCCCCCGTGTGCACCCTGTTGTGTTTCTTGTAGTCGCCGGCGTGCCTAAAGGTGCGACCACAGAGCGAGCAGCAGTAGTGTTTTCTGCTGTTTCTCTGGAACCCACTTGAGCCTGAAGCGCCCACTTTTGTGCTAGTTTGAATGGTGTGTTTTTCGGCAACACTGttggcattgttgtatctttGGGATAGAGGCTCTTCTATGCCATTTTGCTCCACACGGAAGACAACCCCTGACTCAGTGTAGAGTCCTGGATTGGCTTGAGGAGGCTCTAGGTTTAGTCTGTGTGAGGATGTAGCGCTCGTACCAGCATCACCATGAAAATAATTGGTGTTGCGCATGGCGTCTTCTTTCGACGTAGGCTCTACTTTCATTTTATGATCGTTTTCAGAGATTGTAACAACATGATTTGAAATAGGTGCTGACAGTCCATGATCAGTCTCCCTTTTAAGAGCTCTTGGATTGTTGAAGTCATCGCCACCTAAATGGGGTCCTGTCGTAGCTCTAGGGGAGACACAGGGGTTGACTAATAATGGGATGGATGCTTCACAGTCAAGGTCTTCAAATGAATATGAAGGACAGATTACTGCAATGTCCTTATCAGAGGGGAGGAGATCAATGTCCTCTTCCCGCTCCTCTTTCTGTTTCTGCTCCATCAGATGCAGCTCTGCATCCGCCTGCTGGGCTGCAGGGGGAATTTGTGGCACACTTCCTGCACAACAACAAAAGGTGACAAAgcacacaaaaaatacaaatgcaaTCAACATGTGTTATCAAACAGTTTCAATGTTTCCGTAAACAAGTAGGCTATCGTCTATTACCATTGGTTTCTAGTTTCTCCTGGAGctcctgcagcctcctcttcagactctggttctctctctgtgttctgACAGTTTTCTCCTGGTACTCGGACACTGTCTCCTTCACCACCTCCAGAACCTCCTGCACAGCTTTAGACAGCAGCTTTTCCACTCGGGCATTCAGACGTTCAATTTTGGACATATTTATTGCCTGAAAGAAATGGAGAGCAGGTtgatcagtgtgtgtatttcacagATCTTTGCAGGAGCAATGTGCTTTCTATCAACATGTATACAAACTATAAAATGCATTAAGATTCTATAGCTCACATATCActgcaacaatacagattaacATACAATACTACCACAACATCATATACAAATCAAAACACCATCTCACTATTAGCCTAAATAGGCTAAAACAGACGGGCTCCTCAGTAGTAGCCTGTAATCTTTCCATTACAATTTCCTAAACTAAAGGGAAAGCATCATACCTTGAACCTAATGCAATCCCGTTAAATATTGTATGTGTATGAATCCCAGATTATCTACCAGTGATCCAGATGAAAACGCTCATTGTTTACAACATCCACACTGTAGCAGTTATCCGCAAATAGGTTGCAAAATCTAATTCTCAGGACATGGTAGAGTCCATTTGGCAAAAGGCTACAGGTAGGCTATTGTTTTTCAAGAAGATAAACATGAGTCGAAGTCCAACAATGGTTTGCCAAATAAATATCCCGATAGATGTTGTATTGTGTGCACGGAACCTAACCACCCCATCATTCCCTTCTTGGGTTTTTAAGGCGGCTGGCATCCAGCGTGACGTGCGTTGCTGCCGTCTACTGGTGAGTAAGCAGACACCCTGAGTACATTCATTCACTGCTGATCTTATACATAGACTGTaaatgcgcgcacacacacacacacacacacacacacacacacattagattcagattttattttcttctgtaACTCATGAGGTAAATGACTCAGAGTACACCAAGCTAATGATAACTTATTAAACAATACATCATGACTTGTCATTTCAGCAACAGATTGCatttacacaaacataaaaagtgCTTTAAGGTCTGGTTACATATTCAACCCTTTGTCCCTTAATAATTTCTTttcaaatacacattaaaataaGCGGCTGTAAGACTGTTACAAAATGGCACAAACAGTTCATACAAACTAAGTACATTCATACGTATCAGTTCCTCTTCACCCGTTATTTttaaagtgaaaacacctttCCCCTGTATGTAAACTGGCGGTCTTGTACTCATGGTAGTTCCTCTAGAGTCGTATCCTCAAACAGACTGAGCAGGTTCTTTGGTTCAAAGTTGGGTCGGGGCAAAACCACCTCCGTTTGGACACTGTTGCGGCCGCGTCGCTGCGAGGACTTGGTAGATGAAGAATGTCGGCTCTGTGTGGAGTTTTCATTCGTGCGATCTGCACAAAGCTCTGCGTGTATGGGACTCGCACTGGGTGTCAGTGTGTGGCAGCAACCATTTGAGTGGATGCTGGAAGGGGTCTGCCCTAAGTTACAGGAGGACCAATCACCCAGATTTGAATGAGTGGGTGTGCGGGCAGGACTTCGATGATTGAGTGTCGGTGAACCTGGGAGGGGAGTAGATGTGCTTTCCACAGACAGTCTGGATTTGACCCTGTGGAGTgggggaaatgaaaaaaaatgaagcaaGGAATCCAATAGCTCTTTCTTAATGCTATACATAAAACCAAGTTATGaattagttacattttttatacaATTCTCTACCTGTGTAAGAAGGTGGGGGAAAGCTCTGGGTCTGTAGGATCCAACAGAAACACTGTATCATCCTCTGGGCTCCCAGAGTCAGCATGCATGGCACTGAGGGGCAGGGTTAAATCCTTGTCCCAGCTACCCTTCGGAGGAGTGCAGGGCACTGGCTTTGTCCAGTGAGGAAGAAAGGACAAgtgaagggaggagaggagccTACACCCAAAGCACAACACCAACTACGAGGAAAAAGAGcagaatataaaaatgaaacttCAACTTTGATTATGTTTCAGGTCTGAATTACATgtacatttaattatttaaaaggaaactccaaacgtttattttcaaaaggtttATTAGACATTACCTGACAGAGGGAGACCAGTGTCAGCATAGTCTCGACGACCACAAGGTAGATGCGCCTCTTCCACCTGTGTTTCCTAACAGAGGGGAGAGCAAGAAGCTCAGAGACTGTCGGCCTCTCAGATGGTTCTGGGGCCAGCATCACCCGCAGTACTGTCTGTAGCTCAGTTGACAGGCCTGCAAATACAGATGGAAATGGTAGAAACATAAGTCATTTGAATAAAGTCAATGGGACAATATATGAGGACTAAGTGGATCTTACCACTGGTAAACTCTGAGGGGAGGCAGCCTTGTCTGAGCTGTTGCCAGCCCTCTCCACCATTTGGAACTTCCATATTACAGGCAAGCTCCAGAATAGAAACACCCAAActaaatgaaaatgatttgACAATATTTAGGAACACATTTAAAATCATATCAATCAGTTACATTCTTTAGAAAATaatttcattttctcatttatGGTATTTGTACCTGAAAACATCTGCAGCAGGACCGTATTCCCCACGGAGCAGCTCAGGGGCCATGTATCTTGGATCTCCTTCTTGGATgtcgtctttcactttcccctcTACAGACTCTGTACTCTTCTGTTTGAGCTCAAAAAGCAGCCCAAAGTCCCCCAGCTTGAGGCGGCCAGAGTCAGTAATAAGGACATTGGCAGGCTTCAGGTCGAGATGCACAAAACCATGAGAGTGCAAGTGTTGCAGTGCTGAAAGGAGATCGCACAGGTAGGCCCATGCTGCAGGCTCATCTGGATTGAAATGTTTCAAACGAAAGCCAAGTCAGTATGTCAGGGGATTTGAGAATTTTCTGGACCAAGAAGTATATGCATTATGATTGTGTagaaaaacataatttgctcATACAACGTCTGAATAGATTGTATTGTCTCTTTCTGACAGACCTGGGCCAGGAGACTGGTTCTCAGCATGGAGCAGCAAGCTGGTGCTACACAGCTCTGTCTGGATGTAAAGTCGGCCACACTCCTCCCAGGCTGCCACAAAATTCAGGATGTGAGGGTGAGGACAGAGGCGCTCGTGGTTCCTGGCTTCCCTCACGCTACGGTTCCTCTCACTGTTGCCCCTAAAGCGATGAGCAGAGCGCTTGACTGCATACTGCCGACCATCCTCATGGCTTTGcacctagaaaaaaaaaaatacagaaaaaacagGTCTCTATTCTGTTCAGGATCTTCAAATGATATACTCGGTGAGAAAGTAAGGCTTACAGAGATATCTATATTTGTATTGTGAGCTTCCCCAATTTCCAAACCACAGCACAGATATTCAGTCAAGATTTTATGTAAATACTGTTCTgatctttttttattagaaaCGGTTAACTGACCACAATAAACAGCCCCTTATATAGTTATTATTCTAAGGGTCTTAACAACTTGAGTATCTTATGTCAACTTTCTCACAATATAGTCCTTAAAATGCAGAATTtctaaggctacgttcacaccgcaagtcttaatgcccgattctgattttttgctcagatccgattttttgtttggatgttcacattaccttttaaaatgtggcctatatcagattccagtgtgaactgtttgcggtatCGAACTGACCCACATGCGCAAacgaacaataacaatgacatcggacacagcagctgttgcactaaagttagggaggttagtTAGGGAAAtaagcattttcacttttatttcaaaatgtttgtgtaatggcagccataacattaatgagcaggtgctgaggaggagaagaatgaagagaaagagagacaaattggATATATTGGCCTATGGCTGTAAATTCACTACAGAGGTGTGCCAATCCCCGCCCTGGCGAAGCGATGGGGGTGCACTGAGGAAATTCCGCCCCGGCTGACAGCCGCACCGGGAGCATGGCGCCCCGTCCCTCCCCGCGGGGAGTTAGGGCGCAGCGAGGGTTATTGAggtaaaagtcacatcaaatctgccttggctgttcacactgtggccgcattgaaaaaaatcggattcaggaccacatatggaagtggcctgaatctgatctgaaaaaaatctgatctgggctagatttgagtgttcacactacttctgatgaagcctgacctggtcacttgaccccaaaaatcggatttgggccactttggcctgtagtctgaacgtagcctaatttccttaatgtaaataaacagcaaCATATAATTCAGTatatgtctcacacacacacacacacacacacacacacacacacacacacacacacacacacacacacacacacacacacacacacacacacacacacacaccttacctTGTATACCTCTCCAAATGACCCTCTTCCCAGCAGGCCCAAATTAGTGTAGCACTGACTGAAATAGGACTGCTGTTTGCTGGGATCATATACAGAATTCGGAGCGGGAGACTTACTAAGGGAACATGACAGGGGGGTCCATGGGGATGGATGCTGGGGGAACATCCTGCTCAGAGGGGGACATCCCTTGGATGGTGGCAGCGGGGGCAGAGAATGGGAGAGCTGGGCAGGTGAACAGTAGGATGAGTTGGATGTAGACAACGAGGAAAAAGGGAGACGGCGCTTTTTGAGGGAAAAGGACTGCTCTGCATGGGAGAAGTGGGTGGGAAGAGGGAGAGGCATCCTGGACACTGTGGTTTCCACGGCCACAGACATTGTGTCAGGACTTTTTAGTTCTTTTCTTTGAAGATAGTGAGCtgcaacatttaaaagaaagcCTTTACACAGTAGCAGTCTCGGCTGACAGTTAAAATGAATGTACCAATGCCATTTTTGCACAGCTCATGCCAATTCAATGAACTTTTGTCTGCTGATGGACAAAACATTGCTGTTCTGAAATTATAGAGAAGTTATCCGTAAACTCTGACACGTGCAATAAAATTTGATCTGccaatagaaaataaaatctgttCAGGCACTAAAAATATATGTGCTTCTCacgtaaataaaataaaccagaAATTGGTGGTTATCTTTTTCTGTCCAGCTGGATCACACTTACTGTGTCTAGATTAGGAGAGATCTGACATCCTGAACATCCTGCTTAACAGGTTGTCGGCCAATTGTCAGATATCAGTATCAATCTTCTTGATCCTTTGATAGATAGCTCATTTGTAGAACAGGTCCTAGAACAGACCTGCTGAATGTAACGTAactctaacgttagctaggttaACCGAGTAAACACACTATAGCTACAAGTTTGATAACGTCAGTCGTCAACAGTAATATTTACTTCAGTTACTTTGCTAAAATAGCTATGGTTAACATTAGCATTATTCATTCTTTATTCTTTGCCGTCACTGACATGACAAAGTCACCTccacaaaatacattttggctAACGTTAACCGAGGGCGGACCGAGTcaacaacataacataacctAGCTAGTTAACTTACGTTATAGTCAAATTACGTGCTGTAACGGACAGTTCGTCGTTAGATAAAGTAGAATTAAGTAACGTTATCACACAGACCATAATCCAGTTTTAACGACGGGCGGTCTTCTAAACAGTGGTGCTCCGATAGTCGCTGTGGTGCAAAAATCAAACTGCGCGTAAACTCTTCAGCATGTAACTAACTACCTCGCGCCAAATTCTGATGATTATACGCAGTGCTGCGTGTAAACGCTAGATCGCACCTGATACACGCCACGACGTCAACACGAGCATATTGCGCAGGCGTCACAGACAGCATAGCTAGATGTTAACAGAGCAAAAGAGAACGGCACTTTGTACCATGAGAAATCACTAATAAAAGCttctaaacaaaaaaacaacacaactgGACATGTTCCAGAAACAATGTAATCCGTAATTGGGGAACTGGCAACCAAGAgtgtatgtaaaaaataaacactgcaagtcttcttcttctttagttttattGGCGAGCTACAAACCGACGATTAAGGTACATGCCGCCACCTACTGTATCGGAGTGTGTAACATCATGActttaaaccagtggttcccaaccttggTATCGGCCTCGACGACtattcattatatttatttatttattaggctATCGGGGCGGGGGTTGACTTAATTTTAATATGTGGATATATTCTTTtttatcaaatcataatttctaaattttcaaattacagtaggctactttacAATCTTTCCATGTACCCTCTGGCAACTGCAGAAGTACCCCCTGGAGTACAAGTACctctggttgggaatcactgcttTAAACAACCAacactaataaaaaataaaaaaataaaacaactttaTGCATTTTTTATATTCTGGATATTAACGCTGTCCTAATcttaatttagaaaaaaactacatctttttttcctgcatttaCCTCTATTGGACAGActtttgaattttattttgtaataatcTCTATACCCTTATTGTTGTTATTCCAGGTTTCCTGCCAAAATGGCATTATGAATTTGTGATTTTGCTTTTGACCTCCCAGAACTAATTCCTAAAATGTCATTATAATGTTTACACTTTTAGCAAGTTTATCTGTAACCTCATTTCCCTCTATAATCCAACATGTGCTGGTATCCAACATAAATTAATACCTATTCCTAGTTGCTGTGTGTGTCATATACACCTACATTAAAAGATCCTC includes:
- the LOC114548379 gene encoding zinc finger and SCAN domain-containing protein 21-like, producing MSKIERLNARVEKLLSKAVQEVLEVVKETVSEYQEKTVRTQRENQSLKRRLQELQEKLETNGSVPQIPPAAQQADAELHLMEQKQKEEREEDIDLLPSDKDIAVICPSYSFEDLDCEASIPLLVNPCVSPRATTGPHLGGDDFNNPRALKRETDHGLSAPISNHVVTISENDHKMKVEPTSKEDAMRNTNYFHGDAGTSATSSHRLNLEPPQANPGLYTESGVVFRVEQNGIEEPLSQRYNNANSVAEKHTIQTSTKVGASGSSGFQRNSRKHYCCSLCGRTFRHAGDYKKHNRVHTGEKPYCCSVCGKRFSQSGYLTVHLRYHTGEKPFGCSHCGKSFSHSSNMKKHQQTHL
- the pkmyt1 gene encoding membrane-associated tyrosine- and threonine-specific cdc2-inhibitory kinase gives rise to the protein MSVAVETTVSRMPLPLPTHFSHAEQSFSLKKRRLPFSSLSTSNSSYCSPAQLSHSLPPLPPSKGCPPLSRMFPQHPSPWTPLSCSLSKSPAPNSVYDPSKQQSYFSQCYTNLGLLGRGSFGEVYKVQSHEDGRQYAVKRSAHRFRGNSERNRSVREARNHERLCPHPHILNFVAAWEECGRLYIQTELCSTSLLLHAENQSPGPDEPAAWAYLCDLLSALQHLHSHGFVHLDLKPANVLITDSGRLKLGDFGLLFELKQKSTESVEGKVKDDIQEGDPRYMAPELLRGEYGPAADVFSLGVSILELACNMEVPNGGEGWQQLRQGCLPSEFTSGLSTELQTVLRVMLAPEPSERPTVSELLALPSVRKHRWKRRIYLVVVETMLTLVSLCQLVLCFGCRLLSSLHLSFLPHWTKPVPCTPPKGSWDKDLTLPLSAMHADSGSPEDDTVFLLDPTDPELSPTFLHRVKSRLSVESTSTPLPGSPTLNHRSPARTPTHSNLGDWSSCNLGQTPSSIHSNGCCHTLTPSASPIHAELCADRTNENSTQSRHSSSTKSSQRRGRNSVQTEVVLPRPNFEPKNLLSLFEDTTLEELP